The Neptunomonas concharum genomic interval CAGAAACTTCCTACCGTATTCAGGCAATGCGAGATAACTCTGATTGTGCAGAGCAGGAATTTGAGCGCTTGCTGGATAAAGAAGATCCGGGCATTCAGGTTTCACTGAGTTACGATGTGAACGAAGATGTTGCAGCTTCTTTGATTGCTTCGGGTGTGCGTCCGCCAGTTGCCATCTTGCGTGAGCAGGGGGTAAACGGGCAGATTGAAATGGCTGCGGCGTTTGACCGTGCAGGTTTTAAAGCTATTGATGTACATATGAGCGATATTTTGGAAGGGCGTGTTTCGCTTGCTGATTTCAAAGGCTTAGTGGCATGTGGCGGCTTCTCTTACGGTGATGTTCTAGGTGCGGGAGAGGGGTGGGCTAAATCCATTCTCTTTAATGAGCGTGCTCGATCGCAATTCCAAGCCTTTTTTGAGCGAGAAGATACGTTTACTTTGGGCGTATGTAACGGCTGTCAGATGTTATCTAACTTGCATGAGCTGATACCGGGTTCGGATATGTGGCCACACTTTGTGCGCAACCAATCCGAGCAATTTGAAGGGCGCTTTGCAACTGTTGAGGTCCAAAAGAGCGCTTCTATTTTCCTTCAGGGGATGGAAGGTTCTCGTATGCCTATCGCTGTGGCGCATGGGGAGGGTTATGCTGAATTCTCTTCTCCAGAGCAGGTGGCTGAGGTGGACGTGTCAGGTACCGTTGCACTGAAATACGTGGATAACTACGGCCAACCAACTGAAACTTATCCTCTTAATCCGAACGGTTCCCCTGCGGGAATTACAGGCCTTACAACACCAGATGGTCGGGTCACTATTATGATGCCGCATCCAGAACGAGTTTTCCGAGCGGTTCAGAACTCATGGGCTCCAGATGAGTGGTCAGAAGATGGCGCTTGGATGCGTATGTTCCGAAATGCACGTGTATGGGTAGGGTAAGGTCTTTTTAAAAGATTGCTGCCAGTATGGTAGTCATGGAAAGGCGGCGTTAAGCCGCCTTTTTTATTGATTGTAGAATATAAAATGTAACTTGAGGGGGGGGAGCTATGAAAAAAATCTTGGAGGAAATGTTCATGGGCGTACATAGACGTAGCCCTGCTGTTGCAGGTGCACTATTTCAGGCAGACCAGCCTGCACAATATCTTCATCTTCTACTTCGTATAGGTCGTCTTTTGTGATTTGGTAGCCTTGTAAGGTATTGCCGCAAATAATAAATTGCACATCTCTCAGTCTTAACGAATCAAGGGTAATCTGTTTGGCTTGATTGTCTTTGGCATCCACAAAATACTCTATCGCTTTACCATGCACGACGACTTTTATATCAATTTGATCTTCAGGTAGTGATTGTAAGTGGTTTGAAATATTGGTCATGGTTTCAGAAATGCGCCCCTCGTCGTGATAGTTCATATGATAAACGACCTTCTGCGACTGATAATGCGAATCTGCAAAGCTTTTAATGGGTAGAGCTACCAAGCTGATTAATAGCAAAAATCGTGCGTATGAGGAAAGCATGATAAAAGATTCCGAAAAATAGATATAAAAAAGGCTGACACAAGGTCAGCCTTTTTTCAAGTCAAGAAGTTATTACTTTTTGCCAGTGATTTGAACGTCTACACGACGGTCAGCACGTAAGCAGCTGATCAGAGCAGCACCACGGCCTGAACACTGAGCAACAGGAGCTGTTTCACCTAAGTGATCA includes:
- a CDS encoding DsrE family protein, with the translated sequence MLSSYARFLLLISLVALPIKSFADSHYQSQKVVYHMNYHDEGRISETMTNISNHLQSLPEDQIDIKVVVHGKAIEYFVDAKDNQAKQITLDSLRLRDVQFIICGNTLQGYQITKDDLYEVEDEDIVQAGLPEIVHLQQQGYVYVRP